In Acidaminococcus timonensis, one DNA window encodes the following:
- a CDS encoding DUF3870 domain-containing protein encodes MDQRTLYITGEARTNMDNAITRIYGVFYMAFEVVEQTGEIVEVDSNATMELTRNFIRKLFLKHDMVRDSAFLEQEVTSRYFGSSGKAILAAYRDARQHYRQIVEKG; translated from the coding sequence ATGGATCAACGAACTCTTTATATTACGGGAGAAGCCCGGACCAATATGGACAATGCCATCACCAGGATTTACGGCGTGTTCTACATGGCGTTCGAGGTGGTGGAACAGACCGGAGAAATCGTGGAGGTGGACAGCAATGCCACCATGGAACTGACCCGGAACTTCATCCGGAAACTGTTCCTGAAACATGATATGGTCCGGGATTCCGCGTTCCTGGAGCAGGAAGTGACCAGCCGGTATTTCGGCTCCTCCGGCAAGGCCATCCTGGCTGCCTACCGGGACGCCCGGCAGCATTACCGGCAGATCGTGGAAAAAGGATGA
- a CDS encoding type I glutamate--ammonia ligase encodes MYEKDLLYVIKPSQLTPDTLQVLLAQHPEIKFVSFMGIDFAGNDTDEKVPISALLDDMDTMLYHHTAQTDGSSVVLPGVASLNDARVDMVADLSVNWFVDYNLEHVDPETGKLVGTLRVPCFLKHNGEFVDSRYLLKKTLEYVADETLKAMKAEGKVPGLAFAADDVEKITFTSATELEFWVKTPTENVSTEALSSSQIMQEQYWARTRGNVRTALEQAVAVLGYYGLEPEMGHKEVGGVRGQLDANGNMTHVNEQLEIDWKYSNGLQAADNEILVRTVVKEIFRANGLEVSFLAKPIVGVAGSGEHTHVGMGCITKDGKFYNLFSPADMTKDFLSAVGYGALMGILKNYEVLNPIVSCTTDAFKRLKPGFEAPICIVTSLGKAPDIPSRNRTILAGLIRDLDNPKATRFEMRAPNPFTNTYMALAGFYMAALDGIKAALGSGKSTDGLCAELSKKAGEEGFYLEKDREYRSENDVFEDYSDEERDAYFGKPPATVWENCKAFDAYPDKVAVLTQGDIIKPVYLKSFETGALIRWQTELLKHIIPDYRAKIVAMKPVASESSTAWDDGMWQRVQELRVLIAKDTDTSTSLFTQIGKAFADGDFDKASDLQKTLDAKMEELEGLYSDYKNNIL; translated from the coding sequence ATGTACGAAAAAGATTTACTGTACGTCATTAAACCCAGTCAATTGACACCGGATACGTTACAGGTTCTGCTGGCACAACATCCTGAAATCAAATTCGTGTCCTTCATGGGCATCGACTTCGCCGGGAATGATACGGATGAAAAAGTTCCCATTTCTGCCCTGCTGGACGACATGGATACCATGCTGTACCATCACACCGCTCAGACCGACGGTTCTTCCGTGGTACTGCCCGGCGTCGCTTCTCTGAACGATGCCCGTGTGGATATGGTGGCCGATCTGTCCGTGAACTGGTTCGTGGATTACAACCTGGAACATGTGGATCCGGAAACCGGCAAACTGGTTGGTACCCTGCGGGTTCCCTGCTTCCTGAAACATAATGGAGAATTCGTGGATTCCCGGTATCTGCTGAAGAAGACCCTGGAATACGTTGCCGATGAAACCCTGAAAGCCATGAAAGCAGAAGGGAAAGTCCCCGGACTGGCATTTGCTGCCGACGATGTGGAAAAAATCACCTTCACCAGTGCAACGGAACTGGAATTCTGGGTCAAGACTCCGACGGAAAATGTTTCCACCGAGGCTCTGTCCTCTTCCCAGATCATGCAGGAACAATACTGGGCTCGTACCCGTGGCAATGTCCGTACCGCTCTGGAACAGGCTGTTGCAGTGCTGGGCTACTATGGCCTGGAACCTGAAATGGGGCATAAAGAAGTGGGCGGCGTCCGTGGCCAGCTGGATGCCAACGGCAATATGACCCATGTCAATGAACAGCTGGAAATCGACTGGAAATATTCCAATGGCCTGCAGGCTGCGGATAACGAAATCCTGGTCCGCACCGTGGTCAAGGAAATTTTCCGTGCCAACGGCCTGGAAGTTTCCTTCCTGGCAAAACCCATTGTGGGCGTAGCCGGCAGTGGCGAACATACCCACGTGGGTATGGGCTGTATTACCAAAGACGGCAAGTTCTACAACCTGTTCAGCCCGGCTGATATGACGAAAGACTTTCTGTCCGCTGTAGGGTACGGCGCTCTGATGGGCATCCTGAAAAACTATGAAGTGCTGAACCCCATTGTTTCCTGCACCACCGATGCCTTCAAACGTCTGAAACCCGGGTTCGAAGCTCCGATCTGCATCGTGACTTCTCTGGGCAAGGCTCCGGACATCCCCTCCCGGAACCGTACCATCCTGGCCGGCCTGATCCGCGACCTGGACAACCCGAAAGCCACTCGTTTCGAAATGCGTGCCCCCAACCCCTTCACCAATACCTACATGGCTCTGGCTGGCTTCTATATGGCCGCTCTGGACGGCATTAAGGCTGCTCTGGGTTCCGGCAAGAGCACCGATGGACTGTGTGCTGAACTGTCCAAGAAGGCCGGCGAAGAAGGTTTCTATCTGGAAAAAGACCGTGAATATCGTTCTGAAAACGATGTATTCGAAGATTACTCCGATGAGGAACGGGATGCATATTTTGGCAAACCGCCTGCGACCGTATGGGAAAACTGCAAAGCCTTCGATGCCTATCCTGACAAGGTTGCCGTGCTGACTCAGGGAGACATCATCAAACCGGTGTACCTGAAATCCTTTGAAACGGGCGCTCTGATCCGGTGGCAGACCGAACTGCTGAAACACATCATTCCTGATTACAGAGCCAAGATCGTTGCCATGAAGCCGGTGGCCAGCGAAAGCAGCACTGCCTGGGACGATGGCATGTGGCAGAGAGTGCAGGAACTGCGTGTCCTGATCGCCAAAGACACGGATACCAGCACCAGCCTGTTCACCCAGATCGGCAAAGCCTTTGCTGACGGGGACTTCGATAAAGCCTCCGATCTGCAGAAAACCCTGGATGCCAAGATGGAAGAACTGGAAGGCCTGTACAGCGATTACAAGAACAACATCCTGTAA